Sequence from the Candidatus Chromulinivoraceae bacterium genome:
CATATATTTTGTCAAATCGGCCGCGGTTGTATGAATAGCGTCGGTGACTACAAAATTTGTCCCGTCACTAAAACCACGGGCATGAATAAAATCATTAATATATTGTCTACCAAACTGCGCAATCCATGCCTCAGCACATGGATTAGTCGACGGTACGGTCATACGATCGAAGCAGCCCGCAACGTCCGTATCAAGCATTGGATCATTCCAATTAATCTCACCCCTATCTATACGGTCAAAAAGCACCAATGAGAGAAAGAGCTTATACGTACTGGCGCTTGGGATACTCTCTGTCTCCCGAGCTGCAGCATACCATTTCTCACCACTCAGCTGCTGAACTACAATGTGCATATCCTGTGAGTTTGCCACGTCGTTAATATACGCCTGAAGTCCTGCCTGTGTTGTCGTATATTTATGATTAAAAACAACACTCGGCTGTACATCGACAAGGGCAGCTGTCAGTGCAATAGGTTGCGTTTTCTGCAACAACTGTTCATCTAGATCAGCCGCCAATATATCACTATCTATCGCCTTGCCCGTTGCGCCAGTCGTTCGGTCACTCTCTCTTCCGTCCACAACATTTATATTTGTTTGACCCGCTAGTGTTCCTACCTTGTCATTAATAGTCGAAAGATACGTTTTTACTTTGGCTTCATCAATCGAAAGTATTACATTCCCTTTAGCATCGGTATTTAATAGCACCCACGAGGCAATGTCGGCACGTGATGGAATGAATTGCCGACCATTCGCCGTGATTGTTACGGGACGTGCTATCACCGCTTCGGCCTGTACTTTAACTCTCGCCAAGTCCTGCGCTGTTCGCTCGGCCGGTGTTCGATTACTAGGGATCGCAATAGTCGTCGTTTGACCAATTCCTATCTCAGCACCGCTAAGCGCCTGTTTGATCATATCGGTTCTTACATCACTTCCTGCAATCTCGGGCGTTGCAATGAGCGTTCCATCTTTGATAGCTAGTCGAGCATTCGCCGGCGGAAAACTAAGATCCTTACTTCTAGCATCGGCAAATGCCGCAAGCTGTTTTGTGTCATAGAATACATCGGCCATCCTTATTTGAGTTGGTTGCCAGAATATCGAACCCGGAACGAGCCGTTGCCATAAAGGGTATCGACTCAGTCTTGCTACCATATCCTCAGTATTTGGCTCAGCCCCTGCTTGAGCTAAGGTGTACGTTTCTTTTTTGTCATTCCCCACCGCAAGAGTTATCTTTGTGGCGGCGAATTGCTCAGTTATGATTTTTGCCATCTCGTCATGATCATCAAGTCGTGTTGATATTCCATTTACTTCAGCAAATAACAGCCCTTTATTCCAAGGATAGATCAGCTGCACAATCACCATGACAAACATCACAAATAGCACCGAGTAAATAATCCAACGATGTTTTCGGCGTCTTGGCAGATATGAAAGATAGGTTTCTCGCCAGTTTTGCATTTGCGAACCTTCTTCTAGATGATCTTTTTGTTTTGCGGCGCTATAGACCGTAGCCATAGCTCCATTATACTACTTCTTGCGTTCGCGATAATCGCCTGTTTCTGTATCAACAGAGACAATGTCACCGATTTTAATAAAGGAGGGTGCTTTAATGACCAGACCCGTTTCGAGCGTAGCATCCTTTAGTACGTTAGAGGTTGTATCACCCTTTACTACGTCTTCAGTATAGGTAACTTCCAAGTAGATATTCTTAGGAAGCTCCACGTTAATAACCTTGTCGCCAAAAAACTGCAGGTTCAGACTATCGCCTTCTTTAAGATATTGCGCAGCCGTATCGACAGTATCAATAGAAAGTTCAAACTGCTCAAAGTTTTCTGGATCCATAAAAAAGAACGTGTTGTCGTCACAGTAAAGGTACTGCACACCTTTATTAGTAACTTCTGCGGACTCAATCTTATCCTGGCCTTTAAACGTTTTTGGGATAACACTTCCATCAACAAGGTTCTTCAGCTTAACATTTACAATGCTGCCGCCACGACCCATAACTTTTTGGGCGTACTCAATAACGCGATAAGGCTTACCATCAAGCTGAACAACTGTGCCTTTTTTAAGATCGGTTGGTTGATACATAGTTTTCTCCTAAAGTTGGTTGACGCTTAGAAATGCTACGCAGCGCACGGGCTTTCCCTCGTGCGCTGCAGAGTTCTCTAAACAAATTAGTTAGAGGTAACGAACGGAAGCAATGCCAAATGGCGAGACCGCTTAATTGCAACGGCAAGTTGACGTTGCTGCTTAGCGCTCAGGCCAGTCTTCGCAATTGGTTCGATTTGACCGTACATGTTAATAAAACGCTGTAGAGTCTTTACATCTTTGTAGTCAAAGTAGACAGGGGTGTCTTTTTTGAATCGTTTAGCCATTTCATGTCTCCTTAGAATGGAATTTCACTTAAATCAATAGGTTTGTCGTCGATGTCTTCAATAACAACATCGTCAGACTTTTTACTTTGGCTGCTCGAGCCAGAGTTTGATGGACCGCCATCACCGCTTGGACCATCGAGGAATGTAACGTCAGTCGCAACAACTTCTACCTTGCTGCGCTTTTTGCCAGTTTCTTTATCATCCCAGCTGTCCTGGCGAAGACGTCCCTGCACGAGGCAGCGGCGACCCTTAGAGAGGTACTGGCTTACCAATTCTCCCAATTTTTCCCAGGCAGTCACGTCAAAAAAGTCGGCTGCGTCTTCTTGGCCGCCGCGATCAACCGCTATAGAAAAGCTCGTGATCGTCTTACCTGTTGTCGTGGTGCGTACTTCTGGGTCACGAGTGAGGCGTCCCATTAAAATCACTTGGTTGATGCTTTTGGCCATATTCCCTACTCCTTCTCTTCTGTTTCTTCTTTTGAAGCGTTTACCTTCGCTTCTTCGAGTGCCTTACGTC
This genomic interval carries:
- a CDS encoding serine hydrolase, producing MATVYSAAKQKDHLEEGSQMQNWRETYLSYLPRRRKHRWIIYSVLFVMFVMVIVQLIYPWNKGLLFAEVNGISTRLDDHDEMAKIITEQFAATKITLAVGNDKKETYTLAQAGAEPNTEDMVARLSRYPLWQRLVPGSIFWQPTQIRMADVFYDTKQLAAFADARSKDLSFPPANARLAIKDGTLIATPEIAGSDVRTDMIKQALSGAEIGIGQTTTIAIPSNRTPAERTAQDLARVKVQAEAVIARPVTITANGRQFIPSRADIASWVLLNTDAKGNVILSIDEAKVKTYLSTINDKVGTLAGQTNINVVDGRESDRTTGATGKAIDSDILAADLDEQLLQKTQPIALTAALVDVQPSVVFNHKYTTTQAGLQAYINDVANSQDMHIVVQQLSGEKWYAAARETESIPSASTYKLFLSLVLFDRIDRGEINWNDPMLDTDVAGCFDRMTVPSTNPCAEAWIAQFGRQYINDFIHARGFSDGTNFVVTDAIHTTAADLTKYMIGLNDGTLVSGVNRDRLLNNLSRQPYKYGIPTGSSVPANQIYDKVGFLWDYVHDTAIVPHPRGTYILTIMSKGQGYAGVAAVARQIERIMYP
- a CDS encoding single-stranded DNA-binding protein, encoding MAKSINQVILMGRLTRDPEVRTTTTGKTITSFSIAVDRGGQEDAADFFDVTAWEKLGELVSQYLSKGRRCLVQGRLRQDSWDDKETGKKRSKVEVVATDVTFLDGPSGDGGPSNSGSSSQSKKSDDVVIEDIDDKPIDLSEIPF
- the efp gene encoding elongation factor P, coding for MYQPTDLKKGTVVQLDGKPYRVIEYAQKVMGRGGSIVNVKLKNLVDGSVIPKTFKGQDKIESAEVTNKGVQYLYCDDNTFFFMDPENFEQFELSIDTVDTAAQYLKEGDSLNLQFFGDKVINVELPKNIYLEVTYTEDVVKGDTTSNVLKDATLETGLVIKAPSFIKIGDIVSVDTETGDYRERKK
- the rpsR gene encoding 30S ribosomal protein S18, coding for MAKRFKKDTPVYFDYKDVKTLQRFINMYGQIEPIAKTGLSAKQQRQLAVAIKRSRHLALLPFVTSN